GGACATGCAGGATAGGTTATCTAGTATTAGTCAGCTggaaagtaaaggaagaaaaaggcatagaagtaaagtatattttaaatctatttaaagggatccctgggtggcgcagcggtttggcgcctgcctttggcccagggcgcgatcctggagacccgggatcgaatcccatatcaggctcccggtgcatggagcctgcttctccctctgcctgtgtctctgcctctctctctctctgtgactatcataagtaaataaataaaaaaaaaattaagaaaaaaaaataaatctatttaaattttattaaaaatccaaCCAGAACCTTATTTGTAgagttttgtgtgtttgtttgatttttgcaAATTGGGAGTTACTGTTTGTTGGACTGCCTACAACTTCAGAGAATGACATCTGGAGAAGATGAAAAAATGGAGGTCTTACTTATACCTAAATAATTTTAGATTGAgctaaaaatattctataatttaagAGTTATGTTTTTACTTCTACTTAGAAtgacagaaattaataaaataatatggaagggaattaattctttttttccatttattttttaaaatttaaatttacatattaattaacatatagtgtattactagtttcacaggtagagctcagtgattcatcagtcttatataatacccagtgctcatcacatcacatgcccatcacccagttaccctatccccctaccccctcccctccagcgaccctcagtttatttcctatgattaagagtctcttgtggtttgtctccctctctgatttcatcttattttatttttccttctctttccctgtgatctcttaaattccacagatgaatgagatcatatggtaactgtctttctctgattaacttattttgcttagcataacaccctctagttccatccatgtcattgcaaaatggcaagattatatatatttttttgatggctgagtcgtattccattgtatataaatccTACATCTTTATGCATTCACCTGTCTGTGGACATCTGGGtactttccatagtttagctattgtggacattgctgctataaacattggggtgcaggtgccccttcagtgATCTGAAGACAGGGTGCAAAATACAAATgtttgggggtaaatacctagtagtgcaattgctgggttgtagggtagctctattttcagctttttgaggaacctccatactgttttccagattggctgtaccagcttgcattcccaccaacagtggaagggGGTTCGAAAGGGATTTAATTCTGATTatggggcggcccgggtggctcagtggtttagtgcctgccttcagcccagggcctgatcctggggacccaggatcgagtcccatgttgggctccttgcatggagccgagcctgcttctccctctgcctctctctctctctcgctctcgctctctctgtctctctcatgaataaataaaatctttaaaaaaaattatgattatggTCAGACATtatataaaatgtcattatttcgTGATGAAATTGCCACATAAAATTAAAGccacatacttttctttttccttagacTTGTGTGCGAGACAGAGCCATTCTTTCTATCCTGGCTGTTAGGAATATCAGCAAAGAAGTAGCCCAAAAGGCTGTTGATGAAGTTTTTGAATCTTGTTTCAATGACCAGGAACCTTTTGGAAGGATCCCACATAACAAGACTTATGCAAGATATGCACATAGAGACTTTCAAAATCGTGATCGGTATTACTCAAATATATGAAGACAATGACATTTTATATTACGGAGCTTCTGTGATCATGAAGAAAATATGGTTCTTAAGTGgacaaacatataaaatataaatgatcaatTAAATAGAGGTAAAACACAGAAGATACTGATTCTAGCATACGATCAGAAAAAGTAACTGTGGTAAAAGGGAAACTGCCTTAAACTCCAAGGCAAAAATTGTAACTTTATAGTAAACCATTTGATAAATAAggcaaataaattacatttttgtattttctgtgttatacttgtgttttttattatttgtgtgtttttttaagattgtgagTTGTTTTTGTTACATATTAAAATTTGGTTATGAAAACTGTGAAATGTGTCCTTATATGAAGTTGACTACTGTTGATATATGAAGGTGACTACTGTTGGTATTTACATTAAACGTAAAGAAATATGTACTGATTTTATTATAGGATGTTTATCGAGATGTTATggtaaaaaatgcaaagaatgaaaattgGGAATGATTCATTCTATGATCAatgcctcccttctccctcttctttcaaCATATATGTGGGGACTATATACATGACTTAATTTTCTGAGGACAGTCCtgattagatttttcttttgtaaaggcAGTGCATTAGATTTATAATGTAATTgaggttaatttttatgtatgtataagaTTTTTCGTATAATCATTCTCAAATCTTTTGTCAGGCCCTGTGTCTGAGTTTTAGATTCAGAAAACACGTCATCTTATCTATTCCCCTTAACTGAGAGCTGCATCTTCCACCTGTCCCTGGCAAATGTCTCCTGGCCTATGTCCAGACTGAAAGACAGTGATGCCTGTGTATACATGTGGCTTATTAAGGGTTTAAAGACAAGGAAGTTGGCAGGATTATTTCTTGGGAGTTAAAATTTGATTAAATTGTAAAGTGATACCCAAGCTTGATAACTtactaaacattaaaaacaaagtttgagGATTCTGGGAAGACAGCAGAGtaggaaacaacagaaatctgtCTCCCCACCTAGACAAAATTACACTGGCAGAGTCTTATATAAATACTCTGAAACTTGAGCCTGAAGGCTCCTAACTTGGAGGGAAAGGCTTAGGTGGGAAATTGTCAATTTTGGTCAGTTGCAGCTCTTAGCCTAGCACAGTAGCCCCATCTCGGAGCACTCTGCCCTGTGGCAGACGGCTGTATGTGTGTTCCTGGAGTAGCTTGTGCACAGACTGTGGAGCCAGCATAGGCAAAAAGCACCCTGTCTTCCATGTTTTTGGGACTTGCTCTGATTACTGCTTCTAAACATAGAGGTTCAAAGAGAGGTGGTGACATTGTTGTACCCCCCTTCCATTTTTGCAAACTACTTTCCATCCGGCTGAAGTGACTTTCAGGGTCTTTAAAGGGCTggtgcctttttttgtttttgtttttgtttttttggtccttcattttcctctttggtATCAGACATTGAAAATTAGACCATTGAAAAACAATGGCAGgagcgcctggggggctcagtcagttaagcacctgccttcagctcaggtcatgatcccagggaactgggatagagccctgagcagggagcctgcttttctctgtccctctgccactccccctgcttgagccttgttgtgctcgctctctcaaataaataaataaataaaatcttaaaaacaaaaacaaaccccgcCCAAAAGGAAAACAGGGGGAGTTAGGAAGTCATCAGGCATGTCTGGGGAAAGGCACAGGCTCAGAAAAATACAAGACCCGAGTTTACACCTCAGGCTGATCCCTTGACACAGAGACAGCCTGTACCAAttgaaagcaaaaccaaaaactaaaacccaaaacaacagcTAGCTCTGGGGAAGCagaagaatctgatttccagagttaccacATTATTAGATTCGAATGTCTAGTTTTCAACCCCCCAAATCACAAGGCATACAAAGGATACACAAGATATACACAAGAAAGTATGGCCCATTCcaaggagaaaataaactaaCAGAAACTTGCCCTGGAAAAACCTGATGGTGGATTTAGCAGACAAAGAGTTTAAAACAACTGTCTTAAAGatgctcaaagaactaaaggCAAATGTGGAGAAAGTCAAGAAATGATGtacaaacaaaatggaaatatcaataaagagaaaaaaccaAAAAGACCTAGAAAGTACaataacaaatgacaaaaatCCACTTGAGGGATTCAAAGGCAGATTTGgg
The Canis lupus dingo isolate Sandy chromosome 10, ASM325472v2, whole genome shotgun sequence genome window above contains:
- the ATP23 gene encoding mitochondrial inner membrane protease ATP23 homolog isoform X3 codes for the protein MNRVVTHELVHAFDHCRAHVNWFTDVRHLACSEVRAANLSGDCSLVNEIFRLHFGLKRHHQTCVRDRAILSILAVRNISKEVAQKAVDEVFESCFNDQEPFGRIPHNKTYARYAHRDFQNRDRYYSNI